A part of Stegostoma tigrinum isolate sSteTig4 chromosome 6, sSteTig4.hap1, whole genome shotgun sequence genomic DNA contains:
- the slitrk6 gene encoding SLIT and NTRK-like protein 6 has translation MLMNFNSTKMLTWILVLSTVLVSINSQKADPSDKEVCENLCSCEERDGLLHINCQSRDITEISQIKPPQTCTYNLNLQENFVTRLYRDGFLNFKNALSLHLGKNNLQDLEAGIFTGLSSLKRLHINGNYLEVLREGTFRGLEYLEFLQADNNLIHIIEPGAFSKLHRLKVLILNDNAISFLPTNIFRFVPLTHLDLRGNQLDSLPYVGLLEHIGRIMELQLEDNPWKCDCDLLPLRSWLENMPPQSNIGNVVCMHPLRLKGKVLIKTSITEICPMGSGTDFEEPINSIHLVVTPAADNTHINIHNANKSVIKEPEKDPFIPLPDGQDDGKIPVSKPGSHPKSPCTTTCHCSTQPNVGQIMKCQGRNIKSLMDLVPSPPNPIKLYLTDNIIQSVTKYDLLEYGSLDLLHLGNNRITLIEDGAFANLTNLHKIYLNGNGIVRLTKEMFIGLQCLQYLYLEHNTIKEILPGTFSVLPQLKVLYLNNNLLHSFPPYIFSGVPLLRLNLKHNHFMHLPVSNVIDQLEFLVQIDLEDNPWDCTCDLVSLKQWMEKLSKNVTVSEIMCESPEKFAKKDLKMLNNELICPGLINDLVAPTQSNDINLVTVATSTASSLLNSIMDTVPLSVLILSMLAVFILIVFSAAGIVVLVLHRRRRSKKKQKTTPVQDCSPLHVQYSVYGHKRTHHTEERPDGNVYEQHTINSIGPVCRSRPYNIRDVELENENKDGIEPKMIYRSHMMREKNSMLTGSKFGVMEQTPEFIPLCDPGSMYRNMLEKERELQQIGITEYLKKNIPPLQSELDVRYPSRHEELKLMEAIMYSRPKKVVVEETKNEYFELKAKLQAEPDYLEVLEQQTALNQP, from the coding sequence ATGTTGATGAACTTCAATTCAACAAAAATGCTGACCTGGATTCTTGTTCTAAGTACAGTTTTAGTTTCAATAAATTCCCAGAAGGCAGATCCTTCTGATAAAGAAGTGTGTGAGAATCTTTGCTCCTGTGAAGAGAGAGATGGTTTGCTGCACATAAATTGTCAAAGCAGAGACATTACTGAAATATCCCAAATAAAGCCACCCCAAACATGTACCTATAATCTTAACCTACAGGAAAACTTCGTGACCAGATTATATCGTGATGGCTTTCTCAACTTTAAGAACGCTTTATCATTACATCTGGGCAAAAATAATCTGCAAGACTTGGAAGCTGGGATTTTCACTGGCCTTAGTTCTTTGAAGCGCTTACATATAAATGGCAATTATTTGGAAGTGCTACGAGAGGGCACATTTCGAGGATTGGAATATTTGGAATTCCTTCAGGCGGACAATAATTTAATCCACATTATTGAGCCTGGCGCATTCAGCAAACTGCACCGGTTAAAAGTGCTAATCCTGAACGACAATGCAATCTCTTTTCTGCCCACCAACATCTTCCGCTTTGTGCCTCTGACCCATCTGGACCTTCGTGGAAATCAGTTAGATTCACTTCCTTATGTTGGTCTGCTGGAGCACATTGGCAGAATAATGGAACTTCAGCTGGAAGATAATCCATGGAAATGCGACTGTGATTTATTGCCACTCAGATCGTGGCTGGAAAACATGCCTCCCCAGTCTAATATTGGCAATGTTGTTTGTATGCACCCACTTCGACTGAAAGGCAAGGTTTTAATTAAAACATCCATCACTGAGATTTGCCCAATGGGGTCTGGTACTGACTTTGAAGAGCCCATAAATTCAATCCATTTGGTGGTGACTCCAGCTGCTGATAACACTCACATCAACATTCACAATGCAAATAAGTCAGTTATTAAAGAACCTGAAAAGGATCCATTTATTCCACTGCCTGATGGACAGGATGATGGTAAAATTCCTGTATCAAAGCCTGGATCACACCCAAAATCACCCTGCACAACAACTTGTCATTGCAGCACACAGCCAAATGTTGGACAAATAATGAAATGTCAAGGAAGAAACATTAAGAGTTTAATGGACCTTGTGCCTAGTCCCCCAAATCCAATAAAACTTTATCTGACTGATAACATTATCCAGTCTGTGACAAAATATGATCTTCTGGAATATGGCAGCTTGGATTTACTACATTTAGGCAACAACCGAATAACACTAATCGAGGATGGTGCTTTTGCCAACCTCACCAATCTCCACAAGATATATTTGAATGGGAATGGTATTGTGAGATTAACAAAAGAAATGTTCATTGGGCTCCAGTGCCTCCAGTACTTGTATCTGGAACACAATACAATTAAAGAGATATTACCAGGGACGTTCAGTGTTCTACCACAGCTCAAGGTCTTATATTTGAATAATAACCTCCTTCATAGTTTTCCTCCATATATATTTTCTGGTGTTCCACTTTTACGGCTCAATCTTAAACATAACCATTTTATGCATCTTCCtgtcagcaatgtgattgatcaACTCGAGTTTCTAGTTCAAATTGACCTAGAAGATAATCCATGGGATTGTACTTGTGACTTGGTAAGCTTGAAGCAATGGATGGAAAAACTCAGTAAAAATGTAACTGTGAGTGAGATCATGTGTGAATCTCCTGAGAAGTTCGCcaagaaagatttgaaaatgttAAATAATGAATTGATATGTCCTGGATTAATAAATGACCTGGTTGCGCCAACACAGTCAAATGATATCAACCTAGTTACAGTAGCCACAAGTACAGCCTCCAGCCTTTTGAATTCTATCATGGACACAGTGCCACTTTCTGTTTTGATCCTTAGCATGTTGGCGGTATTCATTTTGATTGTGTTTAGTGCAGCTGGAATAGTGGTTCTTGTGCTCCATCGTCGGAGGAgatcaaaaaagaaacaaaaaactacTCCAGTGCAGGACTGCAGTCCATTGCATGTTCAGTATAGTGTATATGGACACAAGAGGACGCACCATACAGAAGAAAGACCAGATGGAAATGTATACGAGCAGCATACAATTAATTCAATTGGTCCAGTGTGCAGAAGCCGTCCTTACAACATAAGAGATGTAGAGCtagaaaatgaaaacaaggatggaattgaacccaaaatGATATACAGGAGTCACATGATGAGAGAAAAGAATTCTATGCTCACAGGTTCCAAATTCGGTGTAATGGAGCAGACCCCAGAATTTATACCCCTCTGTGATCCTGGTTCAATGTATAGAAATATGCTTGAGAAAGAAAGGGAGCTTCAACAAATTGGAATCACTGaatatttgaagaaaaatatCCCACCTCTACAATCAGAACTCGATGTTCGTTATCCATCAAGACATGAAGAGCTGAAACTGATGGAAGCAATCATGTACTCGAGACCTAAAAAGGTTGTGGTGGAAGAGACAAAAAATGAGTATTTTGAGCTGAAAGCAAAACTACAGGCTGAGCCTGACTACCTAGAGGTACTAGAACAACAGACAGCATTAAACCAGCCATGA